The proteins below are encoded in one region of Rhizobacter sp.:
- a CDS encoding NAD(P)H-dependent oxidoreductase subunit E, with product MSAATATLSEATRARFDREVAKYPADQKQSAVMACLSILQQEQGYVSAEGERLIADYLGMPPIAVHEVTTFYNMYNQQPLGTFKLNVCTNLPCQLRNGQGALNHLCEKLGVEEGGTTADGMFTVQKSECLGACADAPVMLVNDRQMCSFMDDQRLDALVDTLRAGAKK from the coding sequence GTGAGCGCCGCAACCGCAACCTTGAGCGAGGCCACGCGCGCTCGCTTCGACCGCGAGGTCGCCAAGTACCCCGCCGACCAGAAGCAGTCGGCGGTGATGGCCTGCCTCTCCATCCTCCAGCAGGAACAAGGCTACGTGTCGGCCGAGGGCGAACGCCTGATCGCCGACTACCTCGGCATGCCGCCCATCGCGGTGCACGAGGTGACGACCTTCTACAACATGTACAACCAGCAGCCGCTGGGCACCTTCAAGCTCAACGTCTGCACCAACCTGCCTTGCCAGTTGCGCAACGGGCAGGGCGCGCTCAACCACCTGTGCGAGAAGCTCGGTGTGGAAGAGGGTGGCACCACCGCCGACGGCATGTTCACCGTGCAGAAGAGCGAGTGCCTGGGCGCGTGTGCTGACGCGCCGGTGATGCTGGTCAACGACCGCCAGATGTGCAGCTTCATGGACGACCAGCGGCTCGACGCGCTGGTCGACACCCTGCGCGCCGGCGCCAAGAAGTGA
- a CDS encoding NADH-quinone oxidoreductase subunit D, with protein sequence MAEIKNYTLNFGPQHPAAHGVLRLVLELDGEVIQRADPHIGLLHRATEKLAETRTYIQSLPYMDRLDYVSMMCNEHAYCLAIEKLLGIEVPERAQYIRVMFSEITRLLNHLMWLGAHGLDCGAMNMLIYCFREREDLFDMYEAASGARMHAAYFRPGGVYRDLPDSMPQYKASKIRNARALAQMNENRQGTLLDFIETFANNFPKRVDEYETLLTDNRIWKQRTVGIGVVSPERALNLGFTGPMLRGSGIQWDLRKNQPYDVYDRMDFDIPLGSNGDTYDRYLVRVEEMRQANRIIQQCVKWLKANPGPVITDNHKVAPPSRVDMKSSMEELIHHFKLFTEGFHVPEGEVYSAVEHPKGEFGIYIVSDGANKPYRLKIRPPGFPHLAALDEMARGHMIADAVAVIGTMDIVFGEIDR encoded by the coding sequence ATGGCTGAGATCAAGAACTACACGCTGAACTTCGGTCCGCAGCATCCGGCCGCACACGGTGTGCTGCGTCTGGTGCTCGAACTCGACGGCGAAGTCATCCAGCGTGCCGACCCGCACATCGGCCTGCTGCACCGCGCGACCGAGAAGCTCGCCGAGACGCGCACCTACATCCAGTCGCTGCCCTACATGGACCGGCTGGATTACGTTTCGATGATGTGCAACGAGCACGCCTACTGCCTGGCCATCGAGAAGCTGCTGGGCATCGAGGTGCCCGAGCGCGCGCAGTACATCCGCGTGATGTTCTCCGAGATCACCCGCCTGCTGAACCACCTGATGTGGCTCGGCGCGCACGGCCTCGACTGCGGTGCGATGAACATGCTCATCTACTGCTTCCGCGAGCGTGAAGACCTGTTCGACATGTACGAGGCCGCCTCGGGCGCCCGCATGCACGCGGCCTACTTCCGCCCGGGCGGTGTCTACCGCGACCTGCCGGACTCGATGCCCCAGTACAAGGCCTCGAAGATCCGCAACGCACGTGCGCTCGCGCAGATGAACGAGAACCGCCAGGGCACGCTGCTCGACTTCATCGAGACTTTCGCGAACAACTTCCCGAAGCGTGTCGACGAATACGAGACCCTGCTCACCGACAACCGCATCTGGAAGCAGCGCACCGTCGGCATCGGTGTGGTGTCTCCCGAGCGTGCGTTGAACCTCGGCTTCACCGGCCCGATGCTGCGTGGCTCGGGCATCCAGTGGGACCTGCGCAAGAACCAGCCCTACGATGTCTATGACCGCATGGACTTCGACATCCCGCTGGGCAGCAATGGCGACACCTACGACCGCTACCTCGTGCGCGTGGAAGAGATGCGCCAGGCCAATCGCATCATCCAGCAGTGCGTGAAGTGGCTGAAGGCCAACCCCGGCCCGGTGATCACCGACAACCACAAGGTGGCGCCGCCGTCGCGCGTGGACATGAAGTCCAGCATGGAAGAGCTGATCCACCACTTCAAGCTCTTCACCGAAGGCTTCCACGTACCCGAGGGCGAGGTGTACTCCGCCGTCGAACACCCGAAGGGCGAGTTCGGCATCTACATCGTGAGCGACGGTGCCAACAAGCCCTATCGCTTGAAGATTCGTCCGCCCGGCTTCCCGCACCTCGCGGCGCTGGATGAGATGGCGCGCGGCCACATGATCGCCGACGCGGTCGCTGTGATCGGCACCATGGACATCGTGTTTGGAGAGATCGACCGGTGA
- a CDS encoding NADH-quinone oxidoreductase subunit C produces MSRLDTLQAALEGAFGDKIKSLVRDRGEITITVSAANYLDVATRLRDDGTLYFEQLVDLCGVDYSSYKDGPRDGPRFAVVSHLLSVRHNWRVRLKVFCPDDDLPSVAALTPVWNSANWFEREAFDLYGILFEGHLDLRRILTDYGFIGHPFRKDFPVSGHVEMRYDPEQKRVIYQPVTIEPREITPRIIREDNYGGLH; encoded by the coding sequence ATGAGCAGACTCGACACACTCCAGGCCGCGCTCGAAGGCGCGTTCGGCGACAAGATCAAATCCCTCGTTCGTGACCGTGGCGAGATCACGATCACTGTTTCTGCTGCCAACTACCTCGACGTCGCGACCCGGCTGCGCGACGACGGCACGCTGTACTTCGAGCAATTGGTTGACCTCTGTGGTGTCGACTACTCTTCGTACAAAGATGGGCCGCGCGATGGTCCCCGCTTCGCCGTCGTCTCGCACCTGCTGTCGGTACGCCACAACTGGCGTGTGCGTCTGAAGGTGTTCTGCCCCGATGATGACCTGCCATCGGTGGCCGCGCTCACGCCGGTCTGGAACTCGGCCAACTGGTTCGAGCGTGAGGCCTTCGACCTCTACGGCATCCTCTTCGAGGGCCACCTCGACCTGCGCCGCATCCTCACCGACTACGGCTTCATCGGCCACCCGTTCCGCAAGGACTTCCCGGTCAGCGGTCATGTCGAGATGCGCTACGACCCCGAGCAGAAGCGCGTGATCTACCAGCCGGTGACCATCGAGCCGCGCGAGATCACGCCGCGCATCATCCGCGAAGACAACTACGGCGGCCTTCACTGA
- a CDS encoding NADH-quinone oxidoreductase subunit B — MGIEGVLKEGFITTSVDALVNWSKTGSLWPMTFGLACCAVEMMHAGAARYDIDRFGMLFRPSPRQSDLMIVAGTLCNKMAPALRKVYDQMAEPRWVLSMGSCANGGGYYHYSYSVVRGCDRIVPVDVYVPGCPPTAEALLYGILQLQTKIRRENTIAR, encoded by the coding sequence GTGGGTATCGAAGGCGTTCTCAAGGAAGGCTTCATCACCACCAGCGTCGACGCTCTCGTCAACTGGTCGAAGACGGGCTCACTGTGGCCCATGACCTTTGGCTTGGCGTGCTGTGCCGTGGAGATGATGCACGCGGGCGCGGCCCGCTACGACATCGACCGCTTCGGCATGTTGTTCCGCCCCAGCCCGCGCCAGAGCGATCTGATGATCGTGGCCGGCACGCTGTGCAACAAGATGGCGCCGGCGCTGCGCAAGGTGTACGACCAAATGGCCGAGCCGCGCTGGGTGCTCTCGATGGGTTCCTGTGCGAACGGCGGCGGCTACTACCACTACAGCTATTCCGTCGTGCGTGGCTGCGACCGCATCGTACCGGTCGACGTCTATGTGCCGGGTTGCCCGCCCACTGCGGAAGCGCTGCTCTACGGCATCCTGCAGCTGCAGACGAAGATCCGTCGCGAAAACACGATCGCCCGCTGA
- a CDS encoding NADH-quinone oxidoreductase subunit A: MNLGPYLPVILFILVGVAVGVAPQVLGFLFGPRRPDAAKNSPYECGFEAFEDARMKFDVRYYLVAILFILFDLEIAFLFPWAVSLHEIGAAGFWAMMLFLGILVVGFAYEWKKGALDWE, encoded by the coding sequence ATGAACCTCGGCCCCTACCTTCCTGTGATCTTGTTCATCCTGGTAGGTGTGGCGGTCGGTGTGGCGCCCCAGGTGCTGGGTTTCCTCTTCGGGCCGCGTCGTCCTGACGCCGCCAAGAACTCCCCTTACGAATGCGGTTTCGAGGCGTTTGAAGACGCCCGGATGAAGTTCGACGTGCGCTACTACCTGGTGGCCATCCTCTTCATCCTCTTTGACCTGGAAATTGCTTTCCTCTTTCCCTGGGCCGTGTCGTTGCACGAAATTGGCGCTGCCGGCTTCTGGGCCATGATGTTGTTCCTCGGCATCCTCGTCGTGGGTTTCGCCTACGAGTGGAAAAAAGGCGCCCTGGACTGGGAATGA
- the secG gene encoding preprotein translocase subunit SecG: protein MQVLMNVVLVVQILAALTMIGLVLIQHGKGADMGASFGSGSSGSLFGATGSANFLSRSTAVCAAVFFCCTLALTYYSSGRSASSTGNSVLDRAGAAPAAASAVASAPAGSVIPGAAPAASAPAPVASGPAQIPVDK, encoded by the coding sequence ATGCAAGTGTTGATGAATGTCGTGTTGGTGGTGCAGATCCTCGCAGCGCTGACGATGATCGGATTGGTGCTGATCCAGCACGGCAAGGGTGCGGACATGGGCGCGTCCTTCGGCAGTGGTTCGTCGGGCAGCCTTTTCGGTGCCACGGGCAGCGCCAACTTTCTCTCGCGCTCGACGGCCGTCTGTGCCGCGGTCTTCTTCTGCTGCACGCTTGCCCTGACGTACTACTCCAGTGGTCGCTCGGCGTCGAGCACCGGCAACAGCGTGCTTGACCGCGCAGGTGCGGCGCCTGCCGCCGCCAGCGCAGTGGCGAGTGCGCCCGCAGGCTCGGTCATTCCCGGCGCTGCGCCTGCCGCATCGGCCCCTGCTCCCGTGGCGTCAGGCCCGGCGCAGATCCCGGTCGACAAGTGA
- the tpiA gene encoding triose-phosphate isomerase, with protein sequence MRRKLVVGNWKMNGGRVANAELLAALKEAEPWDAAVAVCVPFPYLADTALSLQGSRMQWGAQDCSSHESGAYTGEVSAGMLAEFGCHFVIVGHSERRALHGESDQLVADKAKIALAHKLTPIVCVGETLAEREAGQTDAVVKRQLSAVIHTLGHCISQVVVAYEPVWAIGTGKTATPEQAQAVHAVLRAQLHAATEKSGEMLILYGGSVKADNAKQLFAQGDIDGGLIGGASLKAADFAAICKAAA encoded by the coding sequence ATGCGTCGCAAACTGGTGGTTGGCAACTGGAAGATGAATGGCGGTCGCGTGGCCAACGCCGAGTTGCTGGCCGCATTGAAGGAAGCCGAGCCGTGGGATGCGGCGGTCGCGGTGTGCGTGCCGTTTCCTTATCTCGCCGACACGGCGCTGTCGTTGCAGGGCAGCCGCATGCAGTGGGGCGCGCAAGACTGCTCGTCTCATGAGTCGGGGGCTTACACCGGCGAGGTGTCGGCTGGCATGCTGGCCGAGTTCGGCTGCCACTTTGTGATCGTCGGGCACTCGGAGCGTCGTGCGCTGCATGGCGAGTCCGACCAGTTGGTGGCCGACAAGGCCAAGATCGCGCTGGCCCACAAGCTGACGCCGATTGTGTGCGTGGGCGAAACCCTCGCCGAGCGCGAAGCAGGGCAGACCGACGCGGTCGTCAAGCGCCAGCTGTCGGCGGTGATCCACACGCTTGGCCACTGCATCTCGCAGGTGGTCGTGGCCTATGAGCCGGTGTGGGCCATCGGCACGGGCAAGACGGCGACGCCCGAGCAGGCCCAGGCTGTGCACGCCGTGCTGCGTGCGCAGCTGCATGCGGCCACGGAGAAGTCGGGGGAAATGTTGATCCTCTATGGCGGCAGCGTGAAGGCCGACAACGCCAAGCAGCTGTTCGCGCAAGGCGACATCGACGGTGGCCTGATCGGCGGTGCGTCGCTGAAGGCTGCCGATTTCGCCGCCATCTGCAAAGCCGCCGCCTGA
- a CDS encoding NAD(P)H-quinone oxidoreductase — protein sequence MKAIEISSYGKPDVLRPAERPTPSAGAGEVLIRVSASGVNRPDVLQRKGHYPVPPGASDLPGLEVAGVIIDGDREAMRAAGFKPGDRVCALVAGGGYAEQCVAPVGQCLPVPGALSDVEAASLPETFFTVWSNVFDRGGLQAGETFLVQGGTSGIGVTAIQLAKAAGATAIATAGSDEKCDACRSLGADHAINYRSQDFAAEVARITDKRGVDVVLDMVAGEYVARELSCLAEDGRLVIIAVQGGVDARIDAGVVMRKRLTVTGSTLRPRPVAFKAAIAQALRAKVWPWLVSGAVKPVIFKTFPAEQAAQAHALMESNEHIGKIVLTW from the coding sequence ATGAAAGCCATCGAAATCTCGTCCTACGGCAAGCCGGACGTGCTGCGGCCGGCTGAGCGCCCCACGCCTTCCGCGGGTGCGGGCGAGGTGCTGATTCGCGTCAGCGCCTCGGGCGTCAACCGGCCCGACGTGCTCCAGCGCAAAGGGCACTACCCGGTGCCTCCCGGGGCGTCAGACCTGCCGGGGCTCGAGGTTGCGGGCGTCATCATCGATGGCGACCGTGAGGCCATGCGTGCGGCTGGGTTCAAACCGGGCGACCGGGTCTGCGCTCTGGTGGCGGGTGGCGGTTACGCCGAGCAGTGCGTCGCACCTGTCGGGCAGTGCCTGCCGGTTCCGGGTGCATTGAGCGATGTCGAAGCTGCGAGCTTGCCCGAGACCTTCTTCACCGTCTGGTCCAACGTGTTCGATCGTGGCGGCCTGCAAGCGGGCGAGACCTTCCTCGTGCAAGGTGGCACAAGTGGCATCGGTGTGACGGCCATTCAGCTCGCCAAGGCGGCGGGTGCGACGGCGATCGCGACGGCCGGGTCCGATGAAAAGTGCGACGCCTGCCGTTCGCTGGGCGCCGACCACGCGATCAACTACCGCAGCCAGGATTTCGCGGCGGAAGTGGCGCGCATCACCGACAAGCGCGGCGTCGATGTCGTGCTCGACATGGTGGCCGGTGAGTACGTGGCACGTGAGCTGAGCTGCCTTGCCGAGGATGGCCGGCTGGTGATCATCGCCGTGCAAGGCGGTGTGGATGCGCGCATCGATGCAGGTGTCGTGATGCGCAAGCGCCTCACCGTCACCGGCTCGACGCTGCGTCCGCGCCCGGTGGCGTTCAAGGCGGCGATAGCACAGGCGCTTCGCGCGAAGGTGTGGCCGTGGCTGGTGTCGGGTGCTGTCAAGCCGGTGATCTTCAAGACCTTCCCGGCCGAGCAGGCGGCTCAGGCCCACGCATTGATGGAATCGAACGAGCACATCGGCAAGATCGTGCTCACGTGGTGA
- the pnp gene encoding polyribonucleotide nucleotidyltransferase, with protein MSMFNKVTKTFQWGQHTVKLETGEIARQASGAVLVDVEDTVVLATVVGAKNAKPGQDFFPLTVDYLEKTYAAGKIPGSFFKREGRPSELETLTSRLIDRPLRPLFPDGFYNEVQVVIHVLSLNPEVSADIPSLIGASAALAISGIPFNGPIGAARVGYINGQYVLNPGKTQLLDSQMDLVVAGTQAAVLMVESEAQQLSEEVMLGGVVFGHEQGNIAIAAINELVRDAGKPAWDWQPPAKDEAFIGKVTTLAEEKLRAAYQIRSKQARTQATRQATADVFAALDAEGAAYDKVKVETILFEIEARIVRSQILSGEPRIDGRDTRTVRPIEIRNGVLPRVHGSALFTRGETQALVAATLGTDRDSQKIDALAGEFSEHFMLHYNMPPFATGETGRVGSPKRREIGHGRLAKRALVAVLPDRVEFPYSMRVVSEITESNGSSSMASVCGGCLALMDAGVPLKAHVAGIAMGLIKDGNRFAVLTDILGDEDHLGDMDFKVAGTTAGVTALQMDIKIQGITKEIMQVALAQAKEARLHILGKMTEAMGEAKAEVSQFAPRLYTMKINPEKIRDVIGKGGATIRALTEETGTTIDIGEDGTITIASADADKAAYAKKRIEEITAEVEVGKVYEGPVTKILEFGALVNLLPGKDGLLHISQIAHQRVEKVTDFLKEGQIVKVKVLETDEKGRVKLSMKALIEREPQASATQE; from the coding sequence ATGAGCATGTTCAACAAAGTCACCAAGACCTTCCAATGGGGCCAGCACACCGTGAAGCTGGAAACGGGCGAGATCGCCCGCCAGGCTTCAGGCGCAGTGCTGGTTGATGTGGAAGACACCGTGGTACTCGCCACCGTGGTGGGCGCCAAGAACGCCAAGCCGGGCCAGGACTTCTTCCCCCTGACCGTCGACTACCTCGAAAAGACCTACGCCGCCGGCAAGATCCCCGGCAGCTTCTTCAAGCGTGAAGGCCGCCCGAGCGAACTCGAGACGCTGACCTCGCGCCTGATCGACCGCCCGCTGCGCCCGCTGTTCCCGGACGGCTTCTACAACGAAGTGCAGGTCGTGATCCACGTCCTGTCGCTGAACCCCGAAGTTTCGGCCGACATCCCGTCGCTGATCGGCGCGAGCGCCGCGCTGGCGATCTCGGGCATCCCGTTCAACGGCCCGATCGGCGCCGCACGCGTGGGCTACATCAACGGCCAGTACGTGCTGAACCCCGGCAAGACCCAGCTCCTCGACTCGCAGATGGACCTGGTCGTCGCCGGCACGCAGGCCGCGGTGCTGATGGTCGAATCCGAAGCCCAGCAGCTGAGCGAAGAAGTGATGCTCGGCGGCGTGGTCTTCGGCCACGAACAAGGCAACATTGCCATCGCCGCGATCAACGAGCTGGTGCGTGACGCCGGCAAGCCCGCCTGGGACTGGCAGCCGCCCGCGAAGGATGAAGCCTTCATCGGCAAGGTCACCACGCTGGCCGAAGAGAAGCTGCGCGCCGCCTACCAGATCCGCTCCAAGCAGGCACGCACGCAAGCCACCCGCCAGGCCACGGCCGACGTGTTCGCCGCCCTGGACGCGGAAGGCGCCGCTTATGACAAGGTGAAGGTCGAGACGATCTTGTTCGAGATCGAAGCCCGCATCGTGCGCAGCCAGATCCTGTCGGGCGAGCCCCGCATCGACGGCCGCGACACCCGCACCGTGCGCCCGATCGAGATCCGCAATGGCGTACTGCCGCGCGTGCACGGTTCGGCGCTCTTCACCCGCGGTGAGACGCAGGCGCTGGTCGCCGCCACGCTCGGCACCGACCGCGACTCGCAGAAGATCGATGCGCTCGCAGGCGAGTTCAGCGAGCACTTCATGCTCCACTACAACATGCCCCCGTTCGCCACCGGCGAAACCGGCCGTGTGGGCTCGCCGAAGCGCCGCGAAATCGGCCACGGCCGCCTGGCCAAGCGCGCGCTCGTCGCCGTGCTGCCGGACCGTGTCGAGTTTCCGTACTCGATGCGCGTGGTGTCCGAAATCACCGAGTCGAACGGCTCTTCGTCGATGGCTTCGGTGTGCGGCGGCTGCCTCGCACTGATGGACGCTGGCGTGCCCCTCAAGGCGCACGTGGCCGGCATCGCCATGGGCCTGATCAAGGACGGCAACCGTTTCGCGGTGCTGACCGACATCCTGGGCGATGAAGATCACCTGGGCGACATGGACTTCAAGGTCGCCGGCACGACCGCTGGCGTGACCGCCCTGCAGATGGACATCAAGATCCAAGGCATCACCAAGGAAATCATGCAGGTCGCGCTGGCGCAAGCCAAGGAAGCCCGCCTGCACATCCTCGGCAAGATGACCGAAGCGATGGGCGAGGCCAAGGCCGAGGTGTCGCAGTTCGCGCCGCGCCTGTACACGATGAAGATCAACCCCGAGAAGATCCGTGACGTGATCGGCAAGGGCGGCGCCACCATCCGCGCCCTGACCGAAGAGACCGGCACCACGATCGACATCGGCGAAGACGGCACCATCACCATCGCTTCGGCCGACGCCGACAAGGCAGCCTACGCCAAGAAGCGCATCGAGGAGATCACCGCCGAGGTCGAAGTGGGCAAGGTCTACGAAGGCCCGGTCACCAAGATTCTCGAGTTCGGTGCGCTCGTGAACCTGCTCCCGGGCAAGGACGGCCTGCTGCACATCAGCCAGATCGCGCACCAGCGCGTCGAGAAGGTCACCGACTTCCTGAAGGAAGGCCAGATCGTCAAGGTCAAGGTGCTCGAGACCGACGAGAAGGGCCGCGTCAAGCTGTCGATGAAGGCGCTGATCGAGCGCGAGCCGCAGGCGTCTGCCACGCAGGAGTGA
- the rpsO gene encoding 30S ribosomal protein S15 — MSVADLNKAEIVKANARSAADTGSPEVQVALLTARINELTPHFKTHLKDHHGRRGLLKMVNTRKSLLAYLKNKDAERYTALIQKLGLRK, encoded by the coding sequence ATGTCTGTCGCTGATCTGAACAAGGCCGAAATCGTCAAGGCCAATGCCCGCAGTGCCGCCGATACCGGCTCCCCCGAAGTCCAAGTCGCGCTGCTGACCGCTCGCATCAACGAGCTGACCCCCCACTTCAAGACCCACCTGAAGGATCACCACGGTCGCCGCGGCCTCCTGAAGATGGTCAACACCCGCAAGAGCCTTTTGGCTTACCTCAAGAACAAGGACGCAGAGCGCTACACCGCTCTGATCCAGAAGCTCGGTCTGCGCAAGTAA
- a CDS encoding pyridoxal phosphate-dependent aminotransferase, with product MRQAIAGLPASKIREVANAGLGRSDVLAFWFGESDEVTPSLARDAAIASLQAGETFYSHNLGLPALREALSAYTSGLHRPVEVERIAVTSSGVSALMIAAQLILEPGHDVVAVVPVWPNVTAQPVILGAQVKRVSLNVREGAWVLDLQALLEAITPSTRAVILNAPNNPTGWTLTPDEQRAILERCRQTGTWIVADEVYERLYFEPGHRAAPSFLDIADPTDRLIVAHSFSKSFLMTGWRLGWLVLPAGLSGEVAKLIEFNTSCAPVFVQKGGLAALSEAGESVPGLVSRLRACRDTLVPRLAALPGVTVALPRGGMYAFFRVDGENDSLAFAKRLVERHGLGLAPGSAFGDEAEGWLRWCFAARDSSRLIQGVARLADALRL from the coding sequence ATGAGGCAAGCGATTGCCGGCCTGCCGGCCTCCAAGATCCGCGAAGTCGCCAACGCCGGCCTCGGCCGCAGCGACGTGCTGGCGTTCTGGTTCGGCGAGAGCGACGAGGTCACGCCCAGCCTGGCGCGCGATGCGGCGATTGCGTCCCTGCAGGCAGGCGAAACCTTCTATTCGCACAACCTCGGGCTGCCGGCGCTGCGCGAGGCCTTGAGCGCCTACACGAGCGGCCTGCACCGGCCGGTCGAAGTGGAGCGCATCGCGGTCACGTCTTCCGGTGTGAGCGCACTGATGATCGCGGCTCAACTGATCCTGGAGCCGGGTCACGACGTGGTGGCCGTGGTGCCGGTGTGGCCCAACGTGACGGCGCAGCCGGTGATCCTCGGCGCACAGGTGAAGCGGGTGTCGCTCAACGTGCGCGAGGGCGCCTGGGTGCTCGACCTGCAGGCGCTGCTGGAGGCCATCACCCCGAGCACGCGCGCGGTGATCCTGAACGCGCCCAACAACCCGACGGGCTGGACGCTGACGCCCGACGAGCAGCGGGCCATCCTTGAGCGCTGCCGCCAGACGGGCACCTGGATCGTGGCCGACGAGGTCTACGAGCGGCTCTATTTCGAGCCTGGCCACCGGGCGGCCCCCAGCTTCCTCGACATCGCCGACCCGACCGACCGGCTGATCGTCGCGCACAGCTTCTCCAAGAGCTTCCTCATGACCGGCTGGCGCCTGGGCTGGCTGGTGCTGCCAGCGGGGCTGTCGGGCGAAGTGGCGAAGCTGATCGAGTTCAACACCTCTTGCGCGCCGGTGTTCGTGCAGAAGGGTGGTTTGGCGGCCCTGTCGGAGGCGGGCGAGTCGGTGCCCGGGCTCGTCAGCCGGCTTCGGGCCTGCCGCGACACGCTGGTTCCGCGTCTGGCCGCGCTCCCGGGTGTCACCGTGGCCTTGCCCCGGGGCGGGATGTACGCCTTCTTCCGCGTCGACGGGGAGAACGACTCCCTGGCGTTCGCCAAGCGGCTGGTGGAGCGTCACGGCCTCGGGCTGGCGCCCGGCTCGGCGTTCGGCGACGAGGCCGAAGGTTGGCTGCGCTGGTGCTTCGCCGCCCGCGACTCGTCCCGGCTCATACAAGGGGTGGCCCGGCTGGCCGACGCCCTTCGGCTATAA
- the tsaD gene encoding tRNA (adenosine(37)-N6)-threonylcarbamoyltransferase complex transferase subunit TsaD — protein sequence MNVLGVESSCDETGVALVDADTHGVPRLLAQALHSQIDMHQAYGGVVPELASRDHIRRVLPLTGHVLAESGQRLQDIDVVAYTRGPGLAGALLVGAGVACALAAALGKPVVGVHHLEGHLLSPFLAADPPEFPFVALLVSGGHTQLMRVDDVGSYELLGETIDDAAGEAFDKSAKMLGLGYPGGPALARLAEFGSADAFELPRPLLHSGNLDFSFAGLKTAVRTQVLKLGSNVCEQDKAHLAASTQQAIVDVLVKKSLAALKQTGLKRLVVAGGVGANARLREQLNAACTKRGVKVHYPELALCTDNGAMIALAAAMRLQRGLAQPREEYGFDVQPRWDLSSV from the coding sequence ATGAACGTACTGGGGGTCGAGTCGTCGTGCGACGAAACAGGTGTGGCCTTGGTCGATGCCGATACGCATGGCGTGCCGAGGCTGCTGGCCCAGGCGCTGCACAGCCAGATCGACATGCACCAGGCCTACGGCGGCGTGGTGCCAGAGCTGGCCTCGCGTGACCACATCCGGCGGGTGCTGCCGCTGACCGGGCATGTGCTGGCCGAGTCGGGCCAGCGCTTGCAAGACATCGACGTGGTGGCCTATACCCGCGGCCCGGGGCTCGCCGGTGCGCTGCTGGTGGGGGCGGGTGTGGCCTGTGCGCTGGCGGCGGCGCTGGGCAAGCCGGTGGTGGGGGTGCATCACCTGGAGGGGCATCTGCTGTCTCCGTTCCTGGCCGCCGACCCGCCCGAGTTCCCGTTCGTGGCCTTGCTGGTGTCGGGTGGGCACACGCAGCTGATGCGGGTCGATGACGTCGGCAGTTATGAATTGCTCGGCGAGACCATCGACGACGCGGCGGGTGAAGCCTTCGACAAGTCGGCCAAGATGCTGGGCCTCGGCTACCCCGGTGGGCCGGCGTTGGCGCGGTTGGCGGAATTCGGCAGCGCCGATGCCTTCGAGCTGCCGCGCCCGCTGCTGCACAGCGGCAACCTCGATTTCTCGTTTGCCGGCCTGAAGACCGCTGTGCGCACTCAGGTTCTCAAGCTCGGCTCCAACGTCTGCGAGCAGGACAAGGCCCATCTCGCGGCCTCGACCCAGCAGGCGATCGTCGACGTGCTGGTGAAGAAGTCGCTGGCGGCGCTGAAGCAGACCGGCCTGAAGCGCCTGGTGGTCGCTGGTGGGGTGGGGGCCAACGCGCGCTTGCGCGAGCAGCTCAACGCGGCCTGCACCAAGCGGGGCGTGAAGGTGCATTACCCGGAACTAGCGCTGTGCACCGACAACGGCGCCATGATCGCGCTCGCCGCGGCGATGCGCCTGCAGCGCGGGTTGGCGCAGCCGCGCGAGGAGTACGGCTTCGACGTGCAGCCACGCTGGGACTTGTCGTCGGTATGA